The genomic window CGTCACCATCGATGCCGGATGGTGCCATCCCTAACGTCGTACGGTCGTGGCGGAGCCGCCACCGAGGCTGACCTGTGCTTGCAAGACCCCTGGCCTGCTGCAGGTAGGCCCAACAACTCTCGTCGCTTTTCCAAAAGGGGAAAGCGTCGGGGAAAGAAAAGAAGGGCGACAGGTGCGGCCAGCGCCAAGCCTGCCCCCTTGCGCCACCGTCGCCCACCCGCCCTGAAGCCCGTGACCCGACGCCTGCCAGAACGCCGACTGGCCTACGCCTATTGGCTGCGCCCTCCGCCAACCTGCTCCAACCAGACCACCCTTGTCGCCTTCTGCACATGGGGCGGGTCACACAATGACGGAGCCAGATGATTCAAGCTCTGGCATGCATGGAGAACGGGACGGCTCCGCGGACCGCCAATCGCTTGATAGCGAGGTACCGGACTCCCAGTCTTCGGTGCCTACAACCGATCTGCTGTCGGGGCAAAGCAGCGCTTTGTCGCTGTCCCCCCTGACGCCGCTGCGCCCACTGCTGACCAGTCCACGGAGCGCCACCCAGGGCTGGTGCCCTCCGTGTTGACAGCTGGACCAGACCAGGAGCTTCGGGAGGCTTCGGCGCATGGCTCGCCATGTAGGGACACGACCCTGGCTCCCACCGTGGCCCAGCCAGCCCCCGAGGGCCAGTCACCCCCTGAGGCCCATCATGAGGCCCAACATGGAGACATGCACGCGGCGCATGCTGCTGAGTCCACCAACGCCACATCGCCGTGCCCGGCCACGTGTTTCGCGTCCCCTCCAATCACCATGCGCCGCTCCCGCCCACGCGCGCTGGCACCGACGACATGGACACTTGGGGACTTCCTCGCCACTTCCACCAAGCAGATCGATGCTGCCCTTCCACCCCCGGCGGGCGCCCGCGGCGTGTACCACCCAACTTGATCTGGAACATGCGTGGCCTCAATGCGCGCCGCATGGAAGCTCACCTGGAAGAACTGGGCGCCTCCGCGCGTCCATTTCTTCCATTGGCTCGCCCGCTTCGACCGGTGCTGGACGGCAAACCGCCTCGCCCGCCGCGGCCTACAGCACCCGGCGCGATGCCCCCTCTGTGACCAGGCCCCCGAGACCATGCACCACCTCATCCTCGCCTGTCCCTTCGCCCGGCAGATCTGGTACGAGGTGCTGCACTGGCTCCGGCTCTCCTGCGCCCTGCCTGACAGTGAGTCCTCACTTAATGACTGGTGGCAAACGGCGCGGCAGCTCACTC from Triticum aestivum cultivar Chinese Spring chromosome 3B, IWGSC CS RefSeq v2.1, whole genome shotgun sequence includes these protein-coding regions:
- the LOC123069885 gene encoding uncharacterized protein is translated as MRAAWKLTWKNWAPPRVHFFHWLARFDRCWTANRLARRGLQHPARCPLCDQAPETMHHLILACPFARQIWYEVLHWLRLSCALPDSESSLNDWWQTARQLTPKPMRKSLASATLLIPWMIWKHRNDCAFNCGRPSANDLLTKIKDEAALWARAGALGLRAIVPQTWDVH